In Bradyrhizobium sp. 1(2017), one DNA window encodes the following:
- a CDS encoding gluconokinase, producing the protein MAGVEAPCALIVMGVSGSGKSTIAEALGQRLGWRFEDGDGFHPASNVEKMRAGHPLTDEDRWPWLNAIADEIARVCERGEHVIIACSALKHTYRDVLLRGRDDVRFVFLKGTKELIAERLAQRKGHFMPPELLKSQFDTLEPPEAGEHVITVSIDESVEAIVDGVVRQMKLGGTKR; encoded by the coding sequence GTGGCGGGCGTTGAAGCACCTTGTGCATTGATCGTGATGGGCGTGTCCGGTTCCGGCAAGAGCACGATCGCGGAGGCGCTCGGCCAGCGCCTCGGCTGGCGCTTCGAGGACGGCGACGGCTTTCATCCCGCCAGCAATGTCGAGAAGATGCGGGCTGGCCATCCGCTCACGGACGAAGACCGCTGGCCCTGGCTCAACGCCATCGCGGACGAGATCGCACGGGTCTGCGAACGCGGCGAGCATGTCATCATCGCCTGCTCGGCGCTGAAGCACACCTATCGCGACGTGTTGCTGCGTGGGCGCGACGACGTCCGCTTCGTCTTCCTGAAGGGCACGAAGGAGCTGATCGCCGAGCGGCTCGCGCAGCGCAAGGGCCATTTCATGCCGCCCGAGCTGTTGAAGAGCCAGTTCGACACGCTGGAGCCGCCGGAGGCGGGCGAGCATGTCATCACTGTCTCGATCGACGAATCCGTCGAGGCGATCGTGGATGGCGTGGTGCGGCAAATGAAACTGGGCGGGACGAAGCGCTGA
- a CDS encoding HAD family hydrolase: MTKISLVVSDVDGTLLTKDKTLTERAKSAVQRLHQAGIGFTITSSRPAIGMRFLIEPLALWLPVGPFNGSSIVDPEMKPVEQHLIPASAAERSLQILRDFGADIWLFTTDKWLIDNPSGKYVAHERHTIRSDPTIVTDFSPYLASACKIVGASADAAGLEACEKVMQKALGSEATAVRSQTYYLDITPPGFNKGTFVEAMAKRLGIATDAIATIGDMQNDLAMFRVSGVSIAMGNATDDVKDQATNVTASNEQDGFAEAMEMILKRNGVG; encoded by the coding sequence ATGACGAAGATCTCGCTGGTCGTCTCCGACGTCGACGGCACGCTGCTGACCAAGGACAAGACGCTGACCGAACGCGCGAAGTCCGCCGTGCAGCGGCTGCACCAGGCCGGCATCGGCTTCACCATCACCTCCAGCCGCCCCGCAATCGGCATGCGCTTTCTGATCGAGCCGCTGGCGCTGTGGCTGCCGGTCGGCCCGTTCAACGGCTCCTCGATCGTGGATCCCGAGATGAAGCCGGTCGAGCAGCACTTGATCCCCGCAAGCGCGGCCGAGCGCTCCTTGCAGATCCTCCGGGACTTCGGTGCCGACATCTGGCTGTTCACCACCGACAAATGGCTGATCGACAACCCGAGCGGCAAGTATGTCGCGCACGAGCGACATACGATCCGCTCCGATCCGACCATCGTGACCGACTTTTCGCCCTATCTCGCCAGCGCTTGCAAGATCGTCGGCGCCAGTGCCGACGCCGCCGGCCTCGAGGCTTGCGAGAAGGTCATGCAGAAAGCCCTCGGCAGCGAGGCGACTGCGGTGCGCTCGCAAACCTATTATCTCGACATCACGCCGCCCGGCTTCAACAAGGGCACGTTCGTCGAGGCCATGGCCAAGCGCCTGGGCATTGCGACCGATGCGATCGCCACCATCGGCGACATGCAGAACGACCTCGCGATGTTCCGCGTCAGCGGCGTCTCGATCGCCATGGGCAATGCCACCGACGACGTCAAGGACCAGGCTACCAACGTCACCGCGAGCAACGAGCAGGACGGTTTTGCCGAGGCCATGGAGATGATTTTGAAGCGGAATGGGGTTGGCTGA
- a CDS encoding glycoside hydrolase family 15 protein has product MSQKIEDYALIGDCETAALVGRNGSIDWLCWPAFDSDACFAAILGTRKNGRWLVAPAEDVIGTSRRYLGNTLILETRFETRSGTVALIDFMPPRGKASDIVRLVRGVSGTVKMRMELVIRFGFGADIPWVRRIDHSLMAIAGQDMTVLRTPVETRGEDLTTVSDFEVRAGETVPFVLTYGPSHIEPPAPIDPELALQETDKFWQEWCSHCSRDGEYHDLIVRSLITLKALTFAPTGGIVAAPTTSLPEKLGGARNWDYRFCWLRDATFTLLALMNSGYTEEALAWHNWLLRAAAGSPANMQIMYGIWGQRRLLEWEAGWLDGYEGAKPVRVGNAAHAQLQLDVYGELIDAFHQSRMAKLKLDDETTWALECAVLQHLAEVWDHPDHGIWERRGQPRHYVFSKVMTWVAFDRGIKSAETFGFKAPLLHWRALREAIHRDVCNRGFDAEENAFVESYGSKLLDASVLLLPAVGFLPPSDPRIRGTIAAVEKCLMRDGFVLRHDPREVSDEKQPIEGAFLACTLWLADAHVLAGDLDKAQALLDRMVGIANDVGLLAEEYDSGARRQTGNFPQALTHIALINTAHNLSAARQESEKPAVQRSK; this is encoded by the coding sequence TTGTCACAGAAGATCGAAGACTATGCGCTGATCGGCGACTGCGAGACCGCTGCGCTTGTGGGGCGCAACGGCTCGATCGACTGGTTGTGCTGGCCGGCCTTCGATTCCGATGCCTGCTTTGCCGCGATCCTCGGTACCCGCAAGAATGGCCGCTGGCTGGTCGCGCCCGCCGAGGACGTCATCGGCACCTCACGCCGCTATCTCGGCAACACCCTCATCCTCGAAACCCGCTTCGAGACCAGGAGCGGCACGGTCGCGCTGATCGATTTCATGCCGCCCCGCGGCAAGGCGTCCGACATCGTGCGGCTGGTCCGCGGCGTCAGCGGCACGGTGAAGATGCGGATGGAGCTCGTCATCCGCTTCGGCTTCGGTGCCGATATCCCCTGGGTGCGGCGGATCGACCATTCGCTGATGGCCATCGCCGGCCAGGACATGACCGTGCTGCGCACCCCTGTCGAGACCCGCGGCGAGGATCTGACCACGGTCTCCGACTTTGAAGTGAGAGCCGGCGAGACCGTGCCGTTCGTCCTGACCTACGGCCCTTCGCATATCGAGCCGCCCGCGCCGATCGACCCGGAGCTTGCGCTTCAGGAGACCGACAAGTTCTGGCAGGAGTGGTGCAGCCATTGCAGTCGCGACGGCGAGTATCACGATCTCATCGTGCGTTCGCTGATTACGCTGAAGGCGCTGACCTTCGCCCCGACCGGTGGCATCGTGGCCGCGCCGACCACCTCACTGCCGGAAAAGCTCGGCGGCGCCAGAAACTGGGACTACCGATTCTGCTGGCTGCGCGATGCCACCTTCACGCTGCTGGCGCTGATGAACTCGGGCTATACCGAGGAAGCCCTGGCCTGGCACAATTGGCTGCTGCGTGCGGCGGCCGGCTCGCCGGCGAACATGCAGATCATGTATGGCATTTGGGGGCAGCGCCGGCTGCTGGAGTGGGAGGCGGGCTGGCTCGATGGCTACGAGGGCGCGAAGCCCGTCCGCGTCGGCAATGCCGCGCATGCGCAGCTCCAGCTCGATGTCTATGGCGAGTTGATCGACGCCTTCCATCAGTCGCGGATGGCCAAGCTCAAGCTCGATGATGAAACGACCTGGGCGCTGGAATGCGCGGTGCTCCAGCATCTCGCCGAGGTCTGGGATCATCCCGACCACGGCATCTGGGAGCGCCGCGGCCAGCCCCGGCACTACGTCTTCTCAAAGGTCATGACCTGGGTTGCGTTCGACCGCGGCATCAAGAGCGCCGAGACCTTCGGCTTCAAGGCGCCGCTCCTGCACTGGCGCGCCCTGCGCGAGGCGATTCATCGCGACGTCTGCAACAGGGGATTTGACGCGGAGGAAAATGCGTTCGTCGAATCCTACGGCTCGAAGCTGCTCGATGCCAGCGTGTTGCTGCTGCCGGCCGTCGGCTTCCTGCCGCCATCGGACCCGCGCATCCGCGGCACCATCGCGGCCGTCGAGAAATGTCTGATGCGCGACGGTTTCGTGCTGCGGCACGATCCGCGCGAAGTGTCCGACGAGAAGCAGCCGATCGAGGGCGCGTTCCTGGCCTGCACCCTGTGGCTCGCCGATGCTCATGTCTTGGCGGGCGATCTCGACAAGGCGCAAGCGCTGCTCGATCGCATGGTCGGCATCGCCAACGACGTCGGGCTGCTGGCCGAGGAATATGATTCAGGCGCCCGGCGCCAGACCGGCAATTTCCCGCAGGCGCTGACCCACATCGCGCTGATCAACACCGCGCACAATCTCTCCGCGGCCCGGCAGGAGAGCGAGAAGCCGGCGGTGCAGCGGTCGAAGTGA
- the malQ gene encoding 4-alpha-glucanotransferase, translating to MDLLAQARIKGVQSEFVDALGKLRVTDPVALKSILDALPEKRVYRFVGGPVVVRALGHPRTELAAIGAPPLQWKLSANGKLIAQGETREPVIAWPAGLPLGYHRLTLTDAEGVTEDVPMIVAPERAFGGDFDRGWLLAVQLYSVRSKRNWGIGDFTDLADLVRLAGHLGADGVGLNPLHVLFDNYPADCSPYSPNSRLFLNPLYIDVEAIPEFSADLVPDAAATAARLREGDRVPYTDMAALKWRGLHAAFNSFVTGASDARRREFDAFRAARAPLLSRFACFEVLRHRFNAPWWEWPVEWQRPDDTKCAELRNGPDKREVEFVEFVQWTADSQLHAAKELASQLGMRVGLYLDVAVGVQSNGFDAWNEQMAISRHLAVGAPPDVLNTVGQDWGLAGFNAGGLEAQSFVPFADMLAASMRHAGAIRLDHVLGLKRLYLVPRGFKPDNGAYVQMPFEALLAAVARESATHKCIVIGEDLGTVPEGFRETMQDFGIWSYLVMMFERDDGGHFRNVDHYRPNALVTLNTHDLSTYAGWRSFSDLKMKLSLGIDPGESEQARWDALGRLDEILRQNGINANDLYSVLAFLSRTPSRLLAVSMEDLLGVIDQPNIPGTIDEHPNWRQRLPVALDAIASKVDLTALRAATRERSLNGGS from the coding sequence ATGGATCTTTTAGCTCAAGCCCGGATCAAGGGCGTTCAATCCGAATTCGTCGATGCCTTGGGAAAGCTGCGGGTCACCGACCCCGTGGCCCTCAAATCGATCCTCGACGCCCTGCCGGAGAAGCGGGTCTACCGCTTTGTCGGGGGGCCGGTCGTGGTGCGGGCGCTGGGGCATCCGCGCACGGAATTGGCGGCCATCGGGGCGCCGCCGCTGCAATGGAAATTGTCCGCAAACGGCAAATTGATCGCGCAGGGCGAGACGCGCGAGCCCGTGATCGCCTGGCCTGCCGGCCTGCCGCTCGGCTATCACCGTTTGACGCTCACCGATGCCGAAGGCGTGACGGAAGACGTGCCGATGATCGTGGCGCCCGAGCGCGCCTTCGGCGGTGATTTCGACCGCGGCTGGCTGCTCGCCGTGCAGCTCTACAGCGTGCGCTCCAAACGCAATTGGGGCATCGGCGATTTCACCGACCTCGCCGATCTCGTCCGGCTCGCCGGGCATCTGGGCGCCGACGGCGTCGGGCTCAATCCGCTGCATGTGCTGTTCGACAATTACCCGGCCGACTGCAGCCCCTATTCGCCGAACAGCCGGCTGTTTCTCAATCCGCTCTATATCGACGTCGAGGCGATCCCGGAATTTTCGGCCGACCTCGTGCCGGATGCCGCCGCGACCGCGGCGCGCCTGCGCGAGGGAGATCGCGTGCCTTACACGGACATGGCGGCCTTGAAATGGCGAGGGCTGCACGCCGCCTTCAACAGTTTCGTGACGGGCGCGAGCGACGCGCGCCGCCGGGAATTCGACGCCTTTCGTGCCGCCCGCGCGCCGCTGTTGTCGCGCTTTGCCTGCTTCGAGGTGTTGCGTCATCGCTTCAACGCGCCGTGGTGGGAATGGCCGGTGGAATGGCAGCGGCCGGACGATACGAAATGCGCCGAGCTGCGCAACGGCCCTGACAAGCGCGAGGTCGAGTTCGTCGAATTCGTGCAATGGACGGCCGACAGCCAATTGCATGCCGCCAAGGAGCTGGCCAGCCAGCTCGGCATGCGGGTCGGGCTCTATCTCGACGTCGCCGTCGGCGTGCAATCCAACGGCTTCGATGCCTGGAACGAGCAGATGGCGATCTCCCGCCATCTCGCCGTCGGCGCGCCGCCTGACGTGCTCAATACCGTCGGTCAGGACTGGGGTCTTGCCGGATTCAATGCCGGTGGTCTGGAGGCGCAGTCCTTCGTGCCGTTTGCCGACATGCTGGCGGCCTCGATGCGTCATGCCGGCGCCATCCGGCTCGATCACGTGCTCGGCTTGAAGCGGCTTTATCTGGTGCCGCGCGGCTTCAAGCCCGACAACGGCGCTTATGTGCAGATGCCGTTCGAGGCATTGCTGGCAGCGGTCGCACGCGAGAGCGCGACCCATAAATGCATCGTGATCGGCGAGGATCTCGGCACCGTGCCGGAAGGCTTTCGCGAGACCATGCAGGATTTCGGCATCTGGTCCTACCTTGTCATGATGTTCGAGCGCGACGATGGCGGCCATTTCCGCAACGTCGATCATTACCGGCCCAACGCTCTGGTCACGCTGAACACCCACGATCTGTCGACCTATGCCGGCTGGCGCTCCTTCAGCGACCTCAAGATGAAGCTGTCGCTCGGAATCGATCCCGGCGAAAGCGAGCAGGCGCGCTGGGACGCGCTCGGCAGGCTCGACGAGATTTTGCGCCAGAACGGCATCAACGCCAACGATCTCTATTCGGTGCTCGCCTTCCTCTCGCGCACGCCGTCGCGGCTGCTCGCGGTGTCCATGGAGGATCTGCTCGGCGTGATTGACCAGCCCAATATTCCCGGTACGATCGACGAGCATCCGAACTGGCGCCAGCGACTGCCTGTTGCGCTCGACGCGATCGCCTCGAAGGTTGATCTCACGGCCTTGAGAGCAGCGACGCGGGAACGTTCGTTGAACGGCGGGAGTTGA